Part of the Geobacter pickeringii genome, CATCGTCGCCAGCGTCGCCGACGCCGCCTACAGCGAGGCGGATCTCAGCTTTGTCCAGCATCTGGCCGACCAGCTCTCCATCAGCATCCAGAACGCCCGGCTCTACAAGCAGGTTTCCCGGGCCAAGAAGGAGTGGGAGGAGACCTTCCTGGCGGTCACCGACCCGATCTTCCTGGTCGATACCGACTACAACGTTCTGCTCCACAACAACCGGCTTTCGCCGGAGATGAGCGGCTTCTGGAACCAGGCGGTGAGCAACAAGTGCTTTGCCCGGCTCCACGGCCGCACCCACCCCTGCGAGAACTGCCCCATCAGGGAGGTCCAGCGGACCGGCAAGCCGGTATTCCAGCGCTGGCAGACCGACGCGGGGCTCCTCCTGGACCTCTCCTACTACCCGGTCCTCAACGAGGACAAGCGGCTCTCCGCGGTGACGATCATCATCAAGGACGTCACCGAGAAGACCAAGATGGAGGCGCAGCTCGTCCAGACGGCCAAGCTGGCGGCCCTGGGGGAGATGGCGGCCGGGGTGGCCCACGAGCTGAACAGCCCCATGACGGTCATCATCGGCACCGCCCAGCTGCTGGCCCGGGACCTCCAGCTGGAGGCCCAGTACGAAAAGGCCGAGGTGCTGGAAGACATCATCAACTCGGGACTGCGCTGCAAGCGGATCATCCAGAACCTGCTGACCTTCTCGCGGCAGAACCAGCCGCCGGTGACCGACATCGACCTCAACGGCGAGGTGGAGCGGGTGCTGAGCATGATCCAGTACCAGATCAACCGGAGCCAGATCCGGATCGTGGAGCAGCTCGCCCCCTTCCTGCCACGGCTCACCGCCAACGGCCCCCAGATCCAGCAGGTGCTGACCAATTTCCTGATCAATGCCCGGGATGCCCTGGCCGAGGTGGAGCGGAAGGAGAAGGTGATCACGGTGGCCACCGCCCTGCTGGTGAAGGGGGGACGGAAGTGGGCCGTGCTCAGCGTGGGGGACAACGGCGTCGGCATCCCGCCGGAGAACCTCTCGAAGATCTTCACCCCCTTCTACACCAGCAAGGAGGCGACCAAGGGGACCGGCCTCGGCCTCTCGGTCAGCCTCGGGATTGCCGAGTCCCACAACGGCACCATCGAGGTGGAGAGCCGGGAGGGGGAGGGGAGCACCTTCTCGCTGCTGCTCCCCATCGAGCAGTAACGGGAAGGGAGAATAACCCCCGAAAACGTTTTGCCACAGAGACACCGAGACACAGAGGTCAATATTCAACAAATCCGACGAGTTTCAGGCTTCACTTGTTTCCTGGACTTCACCTGGTGATTTTCTCCGTGTCTCTGTGACTCTGTGGCGGACGTTCCGTTTTTTTAGAATAACCGAGCATTGACGGAGTACATAATGGCCCAGATTCAGATACTTATCATCGACGACGAGACGGACGTCTGCACCTTTTTCCGGCGCCTGCTGACGAGGAAAGGGTACGGCGTCGTCACCGCATCGAACGAACCGGAGGCGCTGCGGGCCCTCGGCGAAAACAGCTTCAACGTGGCGATGGTGGACCTGAAGCTGCCGGATACCGACGGCCTGACCCTCCTCCAGGCGATCAAGGCCCGCCAGCCCGGCTGCGAAGTGATCATCATGACCGGCTACAGCACCATCAAGACGGCGGTGACGGCGATGCAGCTCGGCGCCTACGAGTATCTGGAGAAACCCTTCGACGACATCGGTGAGATCGAATCGCTCATCGAGAAGGCGGCCACCCACGGCCTGACCGCGCTGCAGGGGAATGACGCGCGGGAGGAGTGGGTCGAGGTGGCCCAGGGGGTGGGGTTCCTGGTCGGCACCTCCCCGGCCATGCGGCGCCTCGTCTCCCTGGCCCACAAGATCGCCACCAAGAATGTCACCGTCCTGATCCAGGGGAACACCGGCACCGGCAAGGAGGTCCTGGCCCGGTTCATCCACGCCGCCTCGGGGCGGGCCGGCCAGCCGTTCATCCCGGTGAACTGTGGCGCCCTGCCGGAGAACCTCCTGGAGAGCGAGCTCTTCGGCCACGAGAAGGGGGCCTTCACCGGCGCCAACCAGCCCCGCCGGGGGATCTTCGAACTGGCCAACCACGGCACCCTCCTCCTGGACGAGATCGGCGACGCCAGCCCCCAGATCCAGGTGAAGCTGCTGCGGGTGCTGGAGACCGGCGAATTCATGCGGGTCGGCGGCGAAAAGCCGATCAAGACCGATGTGCGGGTCATCGCCGCCACCAACGTCGACCTGGAGCAGGCGATCCGCGAGAAGACCTTCCGCGAGGACCTCTTCTACCGGCTCAACGTGGTGCGGCTGGAGATCCCGCCGCTCCGCTCCCGCACCGAAGACATCCCCCAACTGGCGGAGCACTTCGTCCGTCTCTTCAATCCCGATCTCCGGATCTCCCCCCCGGCGCTGCGCCTCCTGCAGGGGTACGGCTGGCCGGGAAACATCCGCCAGCTGGCCAACGTCATGCGGCGGGCGGTGGTGCTGTGCAGCGACGGCACCATCCTTCCCGAGCACCTGGGGAATACGCTCCTGAACGGGGCCGCCGCTGCCTGCCCGTCACTCCCCAACGGCGGGGAGGGGGGCGCGGTCATCCCTCCCGAGCGGCTGCTGGAGCAGTACGGCCGCTCCGATGCCCTGGAGAGGCTGGAGGCCGATGAACTGAAGCGGATGCTCGACGCCGTGCGCGTCCTGGAGACGAGGCTCGTGGCGGCCATGGGGGGGAAGGGGGGCGTGTCCCCGCGGCGCGGCCTCAAGGAGACGGAGGAGGAGACCATCAGGAGGGCGCTGGAGCAGTGCCGGTGGAACATCACCGAGACGGCGAAGGTCCTGGGAATCGGCAGGAATACCCTCTACCGCAAGATCAGGCAGTTCAACCTGCTCAATCCCTGAAGGGGCAAGAGGGTGGGGGGGAGAGAGCCCCCCGGAATGCGAAAAGGCCATCCCGACAGGAGATGGCCTTTTTGCGTTCCGGCGATGGGATCACGGGAGGGGGGGAGGGGGAGCCTCCTCCGGTTCCCCCTGCCGCAGCGGCAGCACCACCCGGAAGGTGGTGCCGTGCCCCACCTCGCTCGCCACGGCGATGTTGCCGCCGTGGTCCTTGATGATGCCGTAGGAGACCGAGAGGCCGAGGCCGGTCCCTTCACCCTTGGTGGTGAAGAAGGGGCTGAAGATCCGCTTCAGGTTCTCCGGCGGGATGCCGCACCCCGTATCGCTCACCGAGGCGGTGCAGGTCCCTGCCGCCTCGTCGAAGGAGGTCGTCACCGTCAGGGCCCCTCCCTCCTTCATCGCCTGGATGGCGTTGAGGATCAGGTTGGTGAAGACCTGGCGGAGCTGGTCGCCGTCGCCGCCGATCTCGGGGAGGAGCGGCGCGTACTGCGTCTGGATCTCGATGCCGGCGAGGGGGATCTGGTGCCCCACCTGCTTGAGGATCTCGTCCAGCAGCGGGTGGAGCGCCACCGTGCCGAGGCGCTGCTGCTGCTGGCGGGCGAACTTGAGGAGGCTGCCGACGATCCGCTCCACCCGCCCCACCTGCTGGGCGATGGTGTCCACCTCCTCGCGGTTGGGGTCGTCCTCGGGGATCGCCATCTGGAGGAGCTCGGTGTTCCCCCGGATGATCGCCATCGGGTTGTTGATCTCGTGGGCCACGCCGGCGGCCAGCATCCCGATGTCGGCCAGTTTCGCCGCCCGCACCAGCTCCTCCTGGGTCTTGACGAGGAGGAGGTTCTTCTCCTCAAGCTGGGCGGTCCGGTCGAAGACCTTCTGCTCCAGCTCCCGGTTCAGGGTGCGGATGTCGTCCTCCCGCTGGGTGAGGGTGGAGGTCATGGTGGCGATTTCGTGGGCCAGGTCGCCGATCTCGTCGCGGCTCTCCACGGCGATCCGGAGGTCGCGCTCGCCGGCGGTGACCCGGCGGGCCACGGTCTCCAGTTCCTTGATGGGGCGGGCGAGACGGGAGCTGACGAAGCTGGAGATGGCGAGCCCGATGAAGGAGCCGCAGAAGAGGATCACCCCGAAGATGAGAGAGATTTCCCGCTTCATCTCCAGGAAGGGGCGCTCCATGATTCCCACGTAGAGGGAGCCGATGGGGACTCCCCGCAGGTTCAGGATCGGCTCGTAGGAGGAGTAGTACCAGTCGTTGACCACGAAGGCCCGGCCCACCCATTTCTCGCGGGCCAGGATGACCCGGTTGTAGACCTCTTCCGAGAGCCGGGTGCCGATGGCGCGTTGCCCGGGGGCGCGGAGCACGTTGGTGGCGATCCGCAGGTCGCCCAGGAAGATGGTGGCTGTTCCCACGTCCAGTCCCTGATAGTTCACCGCCTCGAAGACGATCTTCTTGATCCGGTCCACCAGTTCGTTGTTGCCGTTGAGGAGCACTCCGCCGTAGAGGGCGCCGACGATCCTGCCGGCCTGGTCCCGCACCGGCACCGACACCACCATGGCCATGCCGGAGCGCTCGACGGTCTCGTCCCGTTCCCGGGCGTGGAGGGTGGGGAGGATCTGGATGGCGGCCTTGGCTGCCAGTCCCTTTCCCTCCTTGATCAGTTCCTCGGGGGGGATGACCTCGGTGCCGGAGATTTGCTCGCCCCGCAGGGCCCGGGAGACGATCTGGTCGCTGATCTTGCTGTCGCCGAAGGCCGCGGGGTTGCTGGCCCGGAAGACAACCTGGCCCGACCGGTCCACGGCGGTGAGGATGTCGAGCCCTTCGCTCGCCATGCGCGGCACGAGGAGGTTCCTGAGGGTCGTCCGGTCGCTCCGCTCGATGATCATGGAGGTGAAGGGGTTGGTGGCGGTGAACTTGACCACGTCGCGGATGTGGTCAAGCTCGCTCTGATAGACGGCCCGGGCCGCGTTCAGGTCGGTCCGGACCTTTTCCTGGGCCTGGTTGACGATGCGGGAGTTGATGATGTAGACCCCGATCACCCAGCAGATGACCGACGCGACGAAGAGGGGGAGGAGGGTGGCCACGATGAGCTTGAGGCGAATGGGGAAACGGCGCTGGATCATGGCACTCTCGTGAATCCGCGGTGCAGAATTCGTTCCGGGCTCAAGCGTCCGGGTCTCCTGCGGACGACCCGCTCTGGCCCGGGATGGCGAAGCCGTATTCAGCGATCTTGCGGTCGAGGGTCTTGCGGGAGATGCCGAGGATCTCGGCGGAGCGGCTCTTGTGGAACCCTGTCTGGCGCAGCACCCGCTCGATGTGCTCCCGCTCGATATGCTCCAGGGAGATGAGCCGGTTGTCCGCGGCGGGGGCGGCGGGCTCCCGCTGCCGGATCGGAAGGACCTCCGCGGTGATGACGTCGCCGCGGGTGAGGATCACCGCCCGCTCCATGACGTTCTCCAGCTCCCGGACGTTGCCGGGCCAGCGGTAGCCGTGCATCAGCTGCAGGGCCTCCGGGGCGAACCCCTTAATCTCCTTCCGGATTCGCCGCGAGTACTTTTTCATGAAGTGGTCGGCCAGGGGCTCGATGTCCTCGGGGCGCTCGCGCAGCGGCGGGAGGTCGATGGTGATGACGTTGAGGCGGTAGTAGAGGTCTTCCCGGAACCGCCCCTCCTGGACTTCCTTCTCCAGCTCCTTGTTGGTGGCGGCCACGAAGCGGATGTCGACGCTCTTCGACTTGGTGGCCCCCACGGGGATGAAGCTCCGCTCCTGGATCACCCGCAGCAGCTTCGCCTGGACCGCGGCGGAGACGTCGCCGATCTCGTCCAGGAAGAGGGTGCCGCCGTCGGCCTCCTCCAGGAGCCCCTTCTGGGTGGTGATGGCGCCGGTGAAGGCGCCGCGCACGTGGCCGAAGAGCTGGCTCTCCAGCAGGGTGTCGGAGAGGACGGCGCAGTTGATGGAGAGGAAGCGCTTCCCCCGCCGGGAGCTGTTGTAGTGGACGGCGCCGGCGATGAGCTCCTTGCCGGTCCCCGATTCGCCGAGGACGAGGATGTTGGCGTCGCTGGCCGCCACCTGCAGGGTCAGCTCGTACACCGCCCGGAACTTCTCGCTGGTGAAGATGATGTTGTCGGGGGTGTCGGTTCGGTTCAGCTCTTCCTTCAGGACCCGGTTCTCCTTCATCAGGAGGTCCAGCTCCAGGGCGTTCTCGATGACGCCGAGGATCTTCTCCTTGGGGAACGGCTTGGTCACGTAGTCGTAGGCCCCGTGCTTGATGGCATCCACCGCCGAATCGATGGTGCCGAAGGCGGTCATCACCATCACCGGGAGGTTGGGGCGGAGCTTCTTCGCCCGCTTCAGGACCTCGATCCCGTCCATGTCCGGCATCCGCACATCCTGCAGGAGCATGTCGGCGTCCCCGTCCGTCCCCCCTTCGAGCCGCGCCAGGAGGCTCGCTCCGTCGGCGAAGGTCTCCACCTCGTACTCCTTCGCCTGGAGGAGTTTCTGGAGGTAGCGCCTGATCCCCTCCTCGTCGTCGCAGATCAGAATTCGTGCTTTGAGCATAGTCTTTTTCCGTCCGTAAACAGTCGCAAAATTCATCGATTATCGGTCTGTCCCGATGGACAAAATGATACACAGGCGGCCAGAATTCTGCAAGACAAGTTTCCCCAACTACGGCTTTGGTAAAATGGCCATTCCAAAAAAGCCTAGCCATATTGAAGTGTTACTGATGAGTGGGTCGTTATGGAAAGCCGTAAACGGTTTGGCACGGAGGTTGCCGTAAACAGTCCCGGTACATTCACACAACGGGTTAGTTACGGCCCGACTCTAAAGGGGGTTGGTGAAATGGGTATTTCACGCAGGCAGTTTTTGCAGGGGGGAGCATTGGCCGGTGCGGCCCTGGCTCTCTCCGGCAAGCCGGGGGAGGCGAGCGTCGATGCTCCCGAGCTCCGGACCAAAGGGCTCAAGAGCACGACCACCATCTGTCCGTTCTGTTCGGTGGGGTGCGGTCTGATCGTCCACACCAAGGATGGCAAGGTGGTCAACACCGAAGGGGACCCGCAGCACCCGATCAACCAGGGGGCGCTCTGCCCGAAGGGGGGCGCGCTCTTCCAGATCGCCAACAACGAGAACCGGCTCCAGAGGGTGAAGTACCGGGCGCCCGGCTCCGATACGTGGGAAGAGAAGTCGTGGGAGTGGGCGATGGACCGCATCGCGCGGCGGATGAAGGAGACCCGCGACAAGAGCTTCAAGAAGAGCGAGCTCAACAAGAAGGACAACAAAGAGTACGTGGTGAACCGCACCGACGGCATGGCCTTCTTCGGCGGCGCCGGCCTCGACAACGAGGAGTGCTACCTTTGGACCAAGTTCGCCCGCGCCATGGGGGTGAGCCAGCTCGAACACCAGGCCCGACTTTGACACTCGTCAACAGTCGCCGGTCTGGCGGCTTCATTCGGTCGTGGTGCCATGACCAACCACTGGATTGACCTGAAGAACTCCGATGTAATCCTGGCCATCGGCTGCAACCCGGCCGAGAACCACCCCGTTTCGTTCAAATGGATCGAGAAGGCTCTGGACAGCGGCGCGAAGCTCATCGCCGTCGATCCGCGCTATACCCGCACCGCCTCCAAGTCCGACATCTACGCCCAGATCCGCCCGGGAACCGACATCGCCTTCCTTGGCGGCCTGATGAACTACGCCCTCCAGAACAACCTGATCCACGAGGAGTACGTCCGCGAGTACACCAACGCCACGTTCATCGTCTCCGAGCAGTTCGACTTCCAGGACGGGATGTTCTGCGCCTTCGACGACCAGGAGAAGACCTACGACCTGAAATCCTGGGCCTACGCCACCACCGGCGACGGCAAGCCGAAGCGCGACATGGGCATGAAGGACCCCAAGTGCGTCTACCAGCTCATGAAGAACCACTACAAGCGTTATGACGTGGACACCGTCTGCGCCATCACCGGCACCAAGAAGGAAGACTACCTCAAGGTGGCCAAGGCGTACTGCGGCACCGGCCGCGCCGACAAGGCGGGGACCATCCTCTATGCCATGGGGATCACCCAGTCGACCCACGGCAGCCAGAACGTCCGGGCCGTGGCGCTCCTCCAGATGCTCCTCGGCAACATCGGCATCGCCGGCGGCGGCGTGAACGCCCTGCGGGGCGAGTCCAACGTCCAGGGCTCCACCGACTACGGGCTCCTCTTCCACATCCTCCCCGGCTACCTGAAGTCGCCGGAGTTCGACAACGTGGACCTGAAGGCCTACAACGAGAAGTGGACTCCCAAGACCAAGGACCCCAAGAGCGCCAACTGGTGGGGGAACACCCCCAAGTACATCACCAGTCTCCTTAAGGCCTGGTACGGCGAGAACGCCACCAAGGAAAACGACTTCTGCTACGACTACCTCCCCAAGCGGTCGGGGAACTACTCCTACGTGAAGATCATGGAGAAGATGGGGAAGGGGGAACTGGAAGGGCTCGTCTGCATGGGGATGAACCCGGCCGTGGGGGGGCCCGATTCCGGCAAGGCCCGGGAGGCCCTCGGCAAGCTCAAGTGGCTCGTCACCGCCGACCTCTGGGAGACCGAGTCCTCCATCTTCTGGAAGCGCCCCGGCGTCGACCCGAAGAAGATCCAGACCGAGGTCTTCATGCTCCCGGCTGCCTCGTCCATCGAGAAGGAAGGCTCCATCTCCAACTCGGGACGCTGGACCCAGTGGCGTTACGCCGCCGTCCACCCGCTGGGTGATTCCCGCAGCGACCTCCACATCATCGACGAGTTCTGCAAGCGGGTGAAGGCGCTCTATGCCAAGGAAGGGGGGGCGTTCCCCGAGCCGATCACGAAGCTCTCCTGGAACTACGGCACCGGTCACGAGCCCGACGTCCACATGGTGGCCAAGGAGATCAACGGCTACTTCACCAAGGACATGACCATCGTCGACAAGGACAAGACCCTGGAATTCAAGGCGGGCGACCAGGTCCCGATGTTCAAGTACCTGCAGGACGACGGCTCCACCGTCTCCGGCTGCTGGATCTACTGCGGCTCCTACACCAAGGACGGCAACCAGATGGCCCGCAGGGACGCCAGCGACCCCACCGGCCTCGGCCTCTTCCCCAAGTGGTCCTGGTGCTGGCCGGTGAACCGCCGGATCATCTACAACCGCGCCTCCGTCAACCCGGCGGGGGAGCCGTTCAACCCGAAGCGTCCGGTCATCGCCTGGGACGCCCTGGAGAAGAAGTGGAAGGGGGATGTCCCCGACGGACCGTGGCCGCCGATGAAGGACGACAAGGAAGGGAAGTACCCCTTCATCATGCTCCCCGAGGGGCACGGCCGCCTCTACGCCCTCGACATGAAGGACGGCCCGTTCCCCGAGCACTACGAGCCGGTGGAGAGCCCGGCCAAGAACCTCCTCTCCAAGGTGCAGAGCAACCCGGTGGTCAAGGTGCCGAAGAACGTCTCCAGCGACACCACCAAGTTCCCCTACGTCGGCACCACCTACCGGGTGACCGAACACTGGCAGGCCGGCGCCATGACCCGGAGCCTTCCGTGGCTCGTGGAGCTGGTCCCCGACATGTTCGTGGAACTCTCCGAGACCCTGGCCAAGCAGAAGGGGATCGTGCAGGGGGACAAGGTGAAGGTGACCACCGAGCGGGGCTCCATCGAAGCGGTGGCCCTGGTAACCAGCCGCCTCAAGCCCTTCAACGTCCAGGGGAAGATGGTCGAGCAGGTGGGGATGCCGTGGCACTTCGGCTACGCGGGGCTCGCCAAGGGGGACAGCGGCAACGTCCTCACCCCCACGGTCGGCTGCGCCAACACCGGCATTCCGGAGTTCAAGGCGTTCCTCTGCAACATCGAGAAAGGGGGTAAAGGCGCATGAGCTCCTCGACCATCGACTACGGCAAGACCAGGGCGTTTTTGATCGACACCACCAAGTGCACCGGCTGCCGCGGCTGCCAGGTGGCCTGCAAGCAGTGGAACCAGCTGAAGGCGGAGAAGACGCAGTTCTTCACCGGCGAAGGGTACCAGAACCCGCCGCAGATGTCCGAGTTCACCTTTACCCGGGTGAAGTTCAAGGACTACGAGAAAAACGGGCAGAACGAGTTCGCCTTCTACAAGGAGATGTGCATGCACTGCAACGACCCCGCATGCGCCTCCGTCTGCCCCGTCGGCGCCTTCCACAAGACCCCGGAAGGGCCGGTGGTCTACGACTCCAAGAAGTGCATCGGCTGCCGCTTCTGCATGGTGGCCTGCCCCTTCGGCGTTCCCAAGTACGAGTGGAGCAAGGCGTTCCCGCTGGTGAAGAAGTGCACCGGCTGCTACGGCCGGGTGAAAAACGGTCTGGAGCCCGCCTGCGCCACCGCCTGCCCCACCGCC contains:
- a CDS encoding GAF domain-containing sensor histidine kinase; translation: MNNREKLLEQLTGVDSSKLNYYIELKKRNQEILKQNSRLEILQQLTRDINIDMSIEDILERAFIKFPQTLSCDFLGLVTMRSGSLRLKALMPRDFCRIDNFPAHSPALNVIREKKAGIFNLTAEELSHVQINPRYPGPLRALAVAPMFKRDEVIGALIVASVADAAYSEADLSFVQHLADQLSISIQNARLYKQVSRAKKEWEETFLAVTDPIFLVDTDYNVLLHNNRLSPEMSGFWNQAVSNKCFARLHGRTHPCENCPIREVQRTGKPVFQRWQTDAGLLLDLSYYPVLNEDKRLSAVTIIIKDVTEKTKMEAQLVQTAKLAALGEMAAGVAHELNSPMTVIIGTAQLLARDLQLEAQYEKAEVLEDIINSGLRCKRIIQNLLTFSRQNQPPVTDIDLNGEVERVLSMIQYQINRSQIRIVEQLAPFLPRLTANGPQIQQVLTNFLINARDALAEVERKEKVITVATALLVKGGRKWAVLSVGDNGVGIPPENLSKIFTPFYTSKEATKGTGLGLSVSLGIAESHNGTIEVESREGEGSTFSLLLPIEQ
- a CDS encoding sigma-54-dependent transcriptional regulator → MAQIQILIIDDETDVCTFFRRLLTRKGYGVVTASNEPEALRALGENSFNVAMVDLKLPDTDGLTLLQAIKARQPGCEVIIMTGYSTIKTAVTAMQLGAYEYLEKPFDDIGEIESLIEKAATHGLTALQGNDAREEWVEVAQGVGFLVGTSPAMRRLVSLAHKIATKNVTVLIQGNTGTGKEVLARFIHAASGRAGQPFIPVNCGALPENLLESELFGHEKGAFTGANQPRRGIFELANHGTLLLDEIGDASPQIQVKLLRVLETGEFMRVGGEKPIKTDVRVIAATNVDLEQAIREKTFREDLFYRLNVVRLEIPPLRSRTEDIPQLAEHFVRLFNPDLRISPPALRLLQGYGWPGNIRQLANVMRRAVVLCSDGTILPEHLGNTLLNGAAAACPSLPNGGEGGAVIPPERLLEQYGRSDALERLEADELKRMLDAVRVLETRLVAAMGGKGGVSPRRGLKETEEETIRRALEQCRWNITETAKVLGIGRNTLYRKIRQFNLLNP
- a CDS encoding cache domain-containing protein; this translates as MIQRRFPIRLKLIVATLLPLFVASVICWVIGVYIINSRIVNQAQEKVRTDLNAARAVYQSELDHIRDVVKFTATNPFTSMIIERSDRTTLRNLLVPRMASEGLDILTAVDRSGQVVFRASNPAAFGDSKISDQIVSRALRGEQISGTEVIPPEELIKEGKGLAAKAAIQILPTLHARERDETVERSGMAMVVSVPVRDQAGRIVGALYGGVLLNGNNELVDRIKKIVFEAVNYQGLDVGTATIFLGDLRIATNVLRAPGQRAIGTRLSEEVYNRVILAREKWVGRAFVVNDWYYSSYEPILNLRGVPIGSLYVGIMERPFLEMKREISLIFGVILFCGSFIGLAISSFVSSRLARPIKELETVARRVTAGERDLRIAVESRDEIGDLAHEIATMTSTLTQREDDIRTLNRELEQKVFDRTAQLEEKNLLLVKTQEELVRAAKLADIGMLAAGVAHEINNPMAIIRGNTELLQMAIPEDDPNREEVDTIAQQVGRVERIVGSLLKFARQQQQRLGTVALHPLLDEILKQVGHQIPLAGIEIQTQYAPLLPEIGGDGDQLRQVFTNLILNAIQAMKEGGALTVTTSFDEAAGTCTASVSDTGCGIPPENLKRIFSPFFTTKGEGTGLGLSVSYGIIKDHGGNIAVASEVGHGTTFRVVLPLRQGEPEEAPPPPLP
- a CDS encoding sigma-54-dependent transcriptional regulator — its product is MLKARILICDDEEGIRRYLQKLLQAKEYEVETFADGASLLARLEGGTDGDADMLLQDVRMPDMDGIEVLKRAKKLRPNLPVMVMTAFGTIDSAVDAIKHGAYDYVTKPFPKEKILGVIENALELDLLMKENRVLKEELNRTDTPDNIIFTSEKFRAVYELTLQVAASDANILVLGESGTGKELIAGAVHYNSSRRGKRFLSINCAVLSDTLLESQLFGHVRGAFTGAITTQKGLLEEADGGTLFLDEIGDVSAAVQAKLLRVIQERSFIPVGATKSKSVDIRFVAATNKELEKEVQEGRFREDLYYRLNVITIDLPPLRERPEDIEPLADHFMKKYSRRIRKEIKGFAPEALQLMHGYRWPGNVRELENVMERAVILTRGDVITAEVLPIRQREPAAPAADNRLISLEHIEREHIERVLRQTGFHKSRSAEILGISRKTLDRKIAEYGFAIPGQSGSSAGDPDA
- the fdnG gene encoding formate dehydrogenase-N subunit alpha; the protein is MGISRRQFLQGGALAGAALALSGKPGEASVDAPELRTKGLKSTTTICPFCSVGCGLIVHTKDGKVVNTEGDPQHPINQGALCPKGGALFQIANNENRLQRVKYRAPGSDTWEEKSWEWAMDRIARRMKETRDKSFKKSELNKKDNKEYVVNRTDGMAFFGGAGLDNEECYLWTKFARAMGVSQLEHQARLUHSSTVAGLAASFGRGAMTNHWIDLKNSDVILAIGCNPAENHPVSFKWIEKALDSGAKLIAVDPRYTRTASKSDIYAQIRPGTDIAFLGGLMNYALQNNLIHEEYVREYTNATFIVSEQFDFQDGMFCAFDDQEKTYDLKSWAYATTGDGKPKRDMGMKDPKCVYQLMKNHYKRYDVDTVCAITGTKKEDYLKVAKAYCGTGRADKAGTILYAMGITQSTHGSQNVRAVALLQMLLGNIGIAGGGVNALRGESNVQGSTDYGLLFHILPGYLKSPEFDNVDLKAYNEKWTPKTKDPKSANWWGNTPKYITSLLKAWYGENATKENDFCYDYLPKRSGNYSYVKIMEKMGKGELEGLVCMGMNPAVGGPDSGKAREALGKLKWLVTADLWETESSIFWKRPGVDPKKIQTEVFMLPAASSIEKEGSISNSGRWTQWRYAAVHPLGDSRSDLHIIDEFCKRVKALYAKEGGAFPEPITKLSWNYGTGHEPDVHMVAKEINGYFTKDMTIVDKDKTLEFKAGDQVPMFKYLQDDGSTVSGCWIYCGSYTKDGNQMARRDASDPTGLGLFPKWSWCWPVNRRIIYNRASVNPAGEPFNPKRPVIAWDALEKKWKGDVPDGPWPPMKDDKEGKYPFIMLPEGHGRLYALDMKDGPFPEHYEPVESPAKNLLSKVQSNPVVKVPKNVSSDTTKFPYVGTTYRVTEHWQAGAMTRSLPWLVELVPDMFVELSETLAKQKGIVQGDKVKVTTERGSIEAVALVTSRLKPFNVQGKMVEQVGMPWHFGYAGLAKGDSGNVLTPTVGCANTGIPEFKAFLCNIEKGGKGA
- a CDS encoding 4Fe-4S dicluster domain-containing protein, producing the protein MSSSTIDYGKTRAFLIDTTKCTGCRGCQVACKQWNQLKAEKTQFFTGEGYQNPPQMSEFTFTRVKFKDYEKNGQNEFAFYKEMCMHCNDPACASVCPVGAFHKTPEGPVVYDSKKCIGCRFCMVACPFGVPKYEWSKAFPLVKKCTGCYGRVKNGLEPACATACPTAITYGSRDEMLKEAEKRMAAKPDRYFKVIYGKEEAGGTSVLYLTQQPLDELGFKKITKRPLPSYTWQALRLVPGIFLTVGGTLSAISWFQHRKDRIKAEENAEKNRKEGNQ